The Lentzea guizhouensis genome contains a region encoding:
- a CDS encoding CARDB domain-containing protein codes for MRNTLLRRAVSAAVVSALALFGLTPAAGAAVVRLSANLTASSGNGPYGAGNAGDGNQGSYWESANGVFPQWLQADLGAAKSVSKVVLRLPSNWEQRTQTLAVQGSTNGSQFSDLVGSRGHTFSPGSNNTVTLEFGAASTRYVRVTVTANTGWQAAQLSELEVHGESGGPVDPPPGDNLAAGKPVEESGHVHNFVPGNAVDGNVGTYWESSGFPGHLTAKLGSNADITSVVVKLNPDSAWGARTQNFEVLGREAGATAFATLKARADHRFDPATGNTVTIPVTGRVADVRLHFYSNTGAPGGQVAEFQVLGSAAPAPDLTVTNLTWAPQNPSEADAIRLTATVRNGGTVASGATTLNVTLGGTSAGSAQVGGLAPGATATVTVDAGRRGAGSYAAAATVDPANQVAETNEGNNTFTSGSPLVVGQAPGPDLQITGVTPNPSSPAAGQQVTFAVSVNNRGTSAAGASVTRVSVGGSTLNANTGAVNAGQTVTVNVGTWTATNGGATATATADATNVVAETNENNNTATQSIVVGRGASVPFTSYEAEAGRHNGTLLQADAKRTFGHTNFGSESSGRKSVRLDAQGQFVEITSTVSTNSIVVRNSIPDAAAGGGREATISLYANDQFVQKLTLSSRHSWLYGSCDEPECLTNRPGGDARRLFDESQALLASSYPAGTRFKLQRDAGDGAQFYVIDLIDLEQVAPAASAPAGCVSITQYGATANDQTDDTDAIQRAVTADQNGEVPCVWIPAGKFRQEKKILTVFNSGGDNQVGIRNVTIRGAGMWHSQLFSLIQPQDADTINHPHEGNFGFDIDDNTQISDIAIFGSGRIRGGDGNAEGGVGLNGRFGKNTKVTNVWIEHANVGVWVGRDYTNLPDRWNPGDGLQFSGMRIRDTYADGINFTNGTRNSTVFNSSFRTTGDDALAVWASKYVKDPVADSGNGNAFLNNTIALPWRANGIAIYGGSNNRAENNIISDTANYPGIMLATDHDPLPFGGTTLLANNALHRTGGAFWSEAQEFGAITLFSQNLPIPGVVIRDTEILDSTFDGIQFKGGGQGMPDVQITNVRIDRSNNGSGILAMAQARGSARLTNVTITNSRDGDITIEPGSQFVIG; via the coding sequence ATGAGAAACACGCTGTTGAGGCGTGCGGTGAGCGCTGCCGTCGTGAGCGCCCTCGCACTGTTCGGACTGACACCCGCGGCAGGAGCAGCGGTTGTCAGGCTGTCCGCGAACCTGACCGCGTCGAGCGGCAACGGCCCGTACGGCGCCGGGAACGCCGGTGACGGCAACCAGGGCAGCTACTGGGAGAGCGCGAACGGCGTGTTCCCGCAGTGGCTCCAGGCCGACCTGGGCGCCGCGAAGAGCGTCAGCAAGGTCGTCCTGCGGCTGCCCTCGAACTGGGAGCAGCGCACGCAGACCCTGGCCGTGCAGGGCAGCACGAACGGGTCGCAGTTCAGCGACCTCGTGGGCTCCCGCGGGCACACCTTCTCCCCCGGCTCGAACAACACGGTGACGCTGGAGTTCGGCGCGGCCAGCACCCGGTACGTCCGGGTCACGGTCACCGCGAACACCGGCTGGCAGGCGGCCCAGCTCAGCGAGCTGGAGGTGCACGGCGAGTCCGGCGGACCAGTCGACCCGCCGCCCGGTGACAACCTCGCCGCCGGCAAGCCGGTCGAGGAGTCCGGGCACGTGCACAACTTCGTGCCGGGCAACGCCGTGGACGGCAACGTCGGCACGTACTGGGAGTCCAGCGGCTTCCCCGGTCACCTGACCGCGAAGCTGGGCTCCAACGCCGACATCACCTCGGTCGTCGTGAAGCTCAACCCCGACAGCGCCTGGGGCGCGCGCACGCAGAACTTCGAGGTGCTGGGCCGGGAAGCGGGCGCCACGGCGTTCGCGACGCTCAAGGCTCGGGCCGACCACCGGTTCGACCCGGCCACCGGCAACACCGTCACCATCCCGGTCACCGGCCGGGTGGCGGACGTGCGCCTGCACTTCTACTCGAACACCGGTGCGCCCGGCGGCCAGGTCGCCGAGTTCCAGGTGCTCGGTTCGGCGGCTCCGGCGCCTGACCTCACCGTCACGAACCTGACCTGGGCTCCGCAGAACCCGAGCGAGGCCGACGCGATCAGGCTCACGGCCACCGTCCGCAACGGCGGCACCGTGGCGTCCGGCGCGACCACCCTCAACGTGACGCTCGGCGGCACGAGCGCGGGTTCCGCGCAGGTCGGCGGGCTGGCCCCGGGAGCAACGGCCACCGTCACCGTCGACGCGGGCCGGCGGGGTGCCGGGTCCTACGCGGCCGCAGCCACCGTGGACCCGGCCAACCAGGTCGCCGAGACCAACGAGGGCAACAACACCTTCACCTCCGGCTCTCCCCTGGTCGTCGGCCAGGCACCCGGACCGGACCTGCAGATCACCGGCGTCACGCCGAACCCGTCGTCCCCGGCGGCAGGCCAGCAGGTGACGTTCGCGGTGAGCGTCAACAACCGCGGCACGTCGGCGGCGGGCGCCTCGGTGACCCGCGTGTCGGTCGGCGGCAGCACGCTCAACGCCAACACCGGTGCCGTCAACGCCGGTCAGACCGTCACGGTCAACGTCGGCACCTGGACCGCCACCAACGGCGGTGCCACGGCCACCGCGACCGCCGACGCGACCAACGTCGTGGCGGAGACCAACGAGAACAACAACACCGCGACCCAGTCCATTGTGGTCGGACGCGGTGCGTCCGTGCCGTTCACGAGCTACGAAGCCGAAGCGGGCCGCCACAACGGCACGCTGCTGCAGGCCGACGCGAAGCGCACGTTCGGGCACACCAACTTCGGGTCCGAGTCCTCCGGCCGCAAGTCGGTGCGGCTCGACGCGCAGGGCCAGTTCGTGGAGATCACCTCCACGGTCAGCACGAACTCGATCGTCGTGCGCAACTCCATCCCGGACGCCGCCGCCGGTGGTGGCCGGGAGGCGACGATCAGCCTCTACGCGAACGACCAGTTCGTGCAGAAGCTGACCCTGTCGTCGCGGCACAGCTGGCTCTACGGCTCCTGCGACGAGCCCGAGTGCCTCACGAACCGTCCCGGCGGTGACGCCCGCAGGCTGTTCGACGAGTCCCAGGCCCTGCTGGCGAGCTCCTACCCTGCCGGTACCCGCTTCAAGCTGCAGCGCGACGCGGGTGACGGCGCCCAGTTCTACGTCATCGACCTGATCGACCTGGAGCAGGTCGCCCCGGCGGCGTCGGCTCCCGCGGGATGTGTGTCGATCACGCAGTACGGTGCCACGGCGAACGACCAGACGGACGACACGGACGCCATCCAGCGCGCCGTGACGGCCGACCAGAACGGGGAGGTCCCCTGCGTCTGGATCCCGGCGGGCAAGTTCCGCCAGGAGAAGAAGATCCTCACCGTGTTCAACAGCGGTGGCGACAACCAGGTCGGCATCCGCAACGTCACGATCCGCGGCGCCGGCATGTGGCACTCGCAGCTGTTCTCGCTGATCCAGCCGCAGGACGCGGACACGATCAACCACCCGCACGAGGGCAACTTCGGCTTCGACATCGACGACAACACGCAGATCTCCGACATCGCGATCTTCGGCTCCGGCCGGATCCGCGGTGGTGACGGGAACGCGGAGGGCGGCGTCGGCCTCAACGGCCGGTTCGGCAAGAACACCAAGGTCACCAACGTGTGGATCGAGCACGCCAACGTCGGTGTCTGGGTCGGCCGCGACTACACCAACCTGCCCGACCGCTGGAACCCCGGCGACGGCTTGCAGTTCAGCGGCATGCGGATCCGCGACACCTACGCCGACGGCATCAACTTCACCAACGGCACCCGCAACTCCACGGTCTTCAACTCGTCGTTCCGCACCACGGGCGACGACGCGCTGGCCGTGTGGGCGTCGAAGTACGTGAAGGACCCCGTCGCCGACTCCGGCAACGGCAACGCGTTCCTCAACAACACGATCGCACTCCCGTGGCGTGCCAACGGGATCGCGATCTACGGCGGGTCGAACAACCGCGCGGAGAACAACATCATCTCCGACACGGCGAACTACCCGGGCATCATGCTGGCGACCGACCACGACCCGCTGCCGTTCGGCGGGACGACGTTGCTCGCCAACAACGCCCTGCACCGCACGGGCGGCGCGTTCTGGAGCGAGGCGCAGGAGTTCGGCGCCATCACGCTGTTCTCGCAGAACCTGCCGATCCCCGGCGTGGTCATCCGCGACACCGAGATCCTGGACTCCACGTTCGACGGGATCCAGTTCAAGGGCGGCGGCCAGGGCATGCCGGACGTGCAGATCACCAACGTCCGGATCGACAGGTCGAACAACGGCTCCGGCATCCTCGCGATGGCGCAGGCCCGCGGTTCGGCGCGGTTGACGAACGTCACGATCACCAACTCGCGTGACGGTGACATCACGATCGAGCCCGGTTCGCAGTTCGTCATCGGCTAG
- a CDS encoding universal stress protein has translation MSTVVVGFDGSEQARRAALWGAEEAARTGASVQLVQGVRAPLPEPVFTPMSMPVPEFVTEETMARSAEDHLAELAEEIRRGWPSLQVSTSVRIGRPVDVLADEPGDLLVLGSSGRTGIAEMFLGSTAAELVSIGGRPVVVTRSGPLDGRVVVGIDGSETSAEAIEFAFSFAARHGRELLAVYAWNDAGWAELPEQDWDHVRADLAKVLDEQLAPHRERYPAVHVAAEAAFDAPARALLQAADGAALLAVGSHGRGAVARAILGSVSHAVLHHAPCPVAVIHRR, from the coding sequence ATGTCCACGGTCGTTGTCGGCTTCGACGGCTCGGAACAGGCTCGCCGAGCGGCGCTCTGGGGTGCGGAGGAGGCCGCGCGGACCGGCGCGTCGGTGCAGCTCGTGCAGGGCGTGCGCGCCCCGTTGCCGGAGCCGGTGTTCACGCCGATGTCCATGCCGGTCCCGGAGTTCGTGACCGAGGAGACGATGGCCCGCTCCGCCGAGGACCACCTGGCCGAGCTCGCCGAGGAGATCCGCCGGGGCTGGCCCTCACTGCAGGTCTCCACGAGCGTGCGCATCGGCCGTCCGGTCGACGTGCTGGCCGACGAGCCGGGCGACCTGCTCGTGCTCGGCTCCTCCGGCCGCACCGGCATCGCCGAGATGTTCCTCGGTTCCACCGCCGCCGAGCTGGTCTCGATCGGCGGCCGCCCCGTCGTGGTGACGCGCTCGGGCCCGCTGGACGGCCGGGTGGTCGTGGGCATCGACGGTTCCGAGACCTCAGCCGAGGCCATCGAGTTCGCCTTCAGCTTCGCCGCGCGCCACGGCCGTGAGCTGCTCGCCGTCTACGCGTGGAACGACGCCGGCTGGGCCGAGCTGCCCGAGCAGGACTGGGACCACGTCCGCGCGGACCTCGCGAAGGTGCTCGACGAACAGCTCGCCCCGCACCGCGAGCGCTACCCGGCCGTGCACGTGGCCGCCGAGGCCGCCTTCGACGCCCCCGCACGCGCCTTGCTCCAAGCGGCCGACGGCGCGGCACTGCTCGCGGTCGGCAGCCATGGCCGTGGTGCCGTGGCGCGTGCGATTCTGGGTTCGGTCAGCCACGCGGTGCTGCACCACGCGCCGTGCCCCGTCGCGGTGATCCACCGGAGGTGA
- a CDS encoding DUF1963 domain-containing protein, producing the protein MRLHDQFHRAATSSGFADDEIRAFAAHLRFAIHLSRNPQGDPVGQRGGTPRHAVDTRLPFVASFDCAALPEVDDLPLPADGTLLFFLDHEEAIEADSEEEAQSYARVVHVPAGAAVDESADRGDALFATVQAELPEWIALNEPELSDYQRHRAEAVPNRLRLCALVEKLWPKTGYSDLRLGGYSGHIGGLHGKNVYGTPETEMALDDLQSRFPDLRRHQLLADLEQELQQVRREWVPLFQFRADMVHFGRFFARRDDLAAGRFENVRCFTEFTE; encoded by the coding sequence ATGCGCTTACATGATCAGTTCCACCGGGCCGCAACCTCGTCCGGCTTCGCGGACGACGAGATCCGCGCGTTCGCCGCGCACCTCCGGTTCGCGATCCACCTGAGCAGGAACCCCCAAGGCGACCCGGTCGGTCAACGCGGTGGCACACCTCGGCACGCCGTGGACACGAGGCTGCCGTTCGTCGCCTCCTTCGACTGCGCGGCCCTTCCCGAGGTCGACGACCTGCCCCTCCCGGCGGACGGCACCCTGCTGTTCTTCCTCGACCACGAGGAGGCGATCGAGGCCGACTCCGAGGAGGAGGCGCAGAGCTACGCGCGGGTGGTGCACGTGCCCGCAGGCGCCGCCGTCGACGAGTCTGCCGACCGGGGCGACGCACTGTTCGCCACCGTCCAGGCCGAGCTCCCCGAGTGGATCGCCCTCAACGAGCCGGAGCTGTCGGACTACCAGCGCCACCGGGCCGAGGCCGTGCCGAACCGGCTGCGGCTGTGCGCGCTGGTCGAGAAGCTGTGGCCGAAGACCGGGTACTCCGACCTCCGGCTCGGCGGCTACTCGGGGCACATCGGTGGCCTGCACGGCAAGAACGTCTACGGGACGCCGGAGACCGAGATGGCGCTCGACGACCTCCAGTCCCGCTTTCCCGACCTGCGGCGCCACCAGCTGCTGGCGGACCTGGAGCAGGAGCTCCAGCAGGTGCGCCGCGAGTGGGTGCCGCTCTTCCAGTTCCGGGCGGACATGGTCCACTTCGGACGCTTCTTCGCGCGCCGCGACGACCTCGCCGCCGGCCGGTTCGAGAACGTCCGCTGCTTCACCGAGTTCACCGAGTAG
- a CDS encoding alpha/beta hydrolase, producing the protein MKRPVLEPAAAEFAAATATPPFLFDLGPEQGRKTVDEVQSGEIAKPEIDEEWVELDGFKVRVVKPAGATGDLPVILYIHGAGWVFGNAHTHDRLVRELAVGTGAAVVFPDYSLSPEARYPVAIDQNYAAARWIVAEGAAHGLDATRIAVAGDSVGGNMAAALTLQAEERGDVPLKAQVLFYPVTDASFDTDSYLQFAEGYFLRRDAMQWFWDQYTTNPVERAEITASPLRATTEQLAGLPQALVITAEADVLRDEGEAYADKLREAGVPVTAVRYAGAIHDFVMLNALRGTHAAEGAIKQAIAFLREALTS; encoded by the coding sequence ATGAAGCGCCCAGTGCTCGAGCCCGCCGCCGCCGAGTTCGCCGCCGCCACCGCCACGCCGCCGTTCCTGTTCGACCTGGGGCCTGAGCAGGGTCGCAAGACGGTCGACGAGGTGCAGTCGGGTGAGATCGCCAAGCCCGAGATCGACGAGGAGTGGGTCGAGCTCGACGGCTTCAAGGTCCGCGTGGTGAAGCCCGCGGGCGCCACCGGCGACCTGCCGGTCATCCTCTACATCCACGGCGCCGGCTGGGTGTTCGGCAACGCCCACACCCACGACCGCCTGGTCCGCGAGCTCGCCGTCGGCACCGGCGCGGCCGTCGTGTTCCCCGACTACTCGCTCTCGCCCGAGGCCCGCTACCCGGTCGCGATCGACCAGAACTACGCCGCCGCCCGCTGGATCGTGGCCGAGGGTGCCGCGCACGGGCTCGACGCGACCCGCATCGCCGTGGCCGGTGACTCGGTCGGCGGCAACATGGCGGCCGCGCTGACGTTGCAGGCCGAGGAACGCGGCGACGTGCCGCTCAAGGCCCAGGTGCTCTTCTACCCGGTGACCGACGCGTCCTTCGACACCGACTCGTACCTGCAGTTCGCCGAGGGCTACTTCCTGCGCCGCGACGCGATGCAGTGGTTCTGGGACCAGTACACGACGAACCCGGTGGAGCGCGCCGAGATCACCGCTTCGCCGCTGCGCGCCACGACCGAGCAACTCGCCGGGCTGCCGCAGGCGCTGGTGATCACCGCCGAGGCCGACGTGCTGCGCGACGAGGGCGAGGCCTACGCCGACAAGCTGCGCGAGGCCGGTGTGCCCGTCACCGCCGTCCGGTACGCGGGTGCGATCCACGACTTCGTGATGCTGAACGCGTTGCGCGGCACGCACGCCGCCGAAGGTGCGATCAAGCAGGCGATCGCGTTCCTGCGCGAGGCGCTCACGAGCTGA
- a CDS encoding TetR/AcrR family transcriptional regulator: MTVTQIAERAGITRRTYFRYFPDKREVLFAGAEQLPVAIAEAVRTSREETAPAIALDAVRRVGALLVERSAGAAQRRAVIAFSPELLERERTKRAALMAALGEALRERGVEAGEALLVARLVAVCFEGTIERWIARAKTSGPASIRLWRRCGRRSPYSRIR, encoded by the coding sequence GTGACCGTCACGCAGATCGCCGAACGCGCGGGGATCACACGGCGCACGTACTTCCGGTATTTCCCGGACAAGCGCGAGGTTCTGTTCGCCGGCGCGGAGCAGTTGCCGGTCGCGATCGCGGAGGCGGTCCGCACCTCACGCGAGGAGACCGCACCCGCCATCGCGCTCGACGCCGTCCGCCGGGTGGGTGCGCTGCTGGTGGAGCGCTCCGCCGGGGCGGCGCAGCGGCGTGCGGTGATCGCGTTTAGTCCTGAGTTGCTGGAACGCGAGCGCACCAAGCGGGCCGCGCTCATGGCCGCCCTGGGTGAGGCCCTGCGGGAGCGTGGGGTGGAGGCGGGGGAGGCGTTGCTCGTGGCACGACTGGTCGCGGTGTGCTTCGAAGGCACGATCGAGCGGTGGATCGCACGGGCGAAGACATCGGGTCCTGCCTCGATTCGACTGTGGCGTCGATGCGGTCGACGGTCTCCCTATTCCCGGATCCGGTGA